From one Trifolium pratense cultivar HEN17-A07 linkage group LG1, ARS_RC_1.1, whole genome shotgun sequence genomic stretch:
- the LOC123902138 gene encoding transcription factor MYB78-like, translating to MIDMDIKIKKSDESAKLNELRKGPWTLEEDTILVNYISTHGEGHWNTVACSAGLRRSGKSCRLRWLNYLRPDVRRGNITLQEQILILDLHSRWGNRWSKIAQHLPGRTDNEIKNYWRTRVVKQAKQLKCDVNSKQFRDVLRHVWMPRLLEQVQPVPQIPDSNNLNRPNFILNQNTLNSSVSEIEWPKSNNSSIASPISSNSSSVEFQVPSNSELLNHDGSKLWSNFNNQVSEQGNSGDCDSLENLWNDENMWFLQQLSDDLEIKYNYFA from the exons ATGATAGATATGGATATTAAGATTAAGAAAAGTGATGAGTCTGCAAAGCTCAACGAATTAAGAAAAGGTCCATGGACATTAGAAGAAGACACCATTTTGGTTAATTACATTTCAACCCATGGTGAAGGTCACTGGAACACTGTTGCATGTTCTGCAG GTCTTCGGAGAAGTGGGAAAAGTTGTAGATTACGGTGGTTAAACTACTTGCGTCCTGATGTACGCCGAGGAAATATCACACTCCAAGAACAGATTTTGATTCTTGACCTCCACTCTCGCTGGGGCAATAG GTGGTCGAAAATTGCCCAACATCTACCAGGAAGAACGGACaatgaaataaaaaactatTGGAGGACAAGAGTGGTCAAGCAGGCAAAGCAACTCAAATGTGATGTCAACAGCAAACAGTTCAGAGACGTCTTGCGTCATGTTTGGATGCCTCGTTTGCTCGAACAGGTTCAACCTGTACCCCAAATCCCTGACTCGAATAACTTGAACCGACCAAATTTCATTCTTAACCAAAACACATTGAACAGTTCAGTTTCGGAAATAGAGTGGCCAAAATCAAACAACTCTTCAATTGCTAGTCCTATTTCCTCGAACTCGTCATCAGTTGAATTTCAAGTTCCTTCGAATTCGGAGCTGTTGAATCATGATGGCTCGAAACTATGGTCAAATTTCAATAACCAGGTATCAGAACAGGGGAATAGTGGTGATTGTGACTCATTGGAGAATTTGTGGAACGATGAGAACATGTGGTTTTTGCAACAACTTTCTGATGATCTTGAAATAAAATACAATTACTTTGCGTGA